The sequence below is a genomic window from Thermoflavifilum sp..
TGTATATTTGTTTCGACTAACAGGTTTTTTGATTCACTAAAAACGGTGTATATATGTTACACAATTTCGCACACGGGGATTTGCTGATGCTGTTCAGTGAAGGCCATCTGTTTGTAATTGCACTGATTGCCCTGTTGCTTTTCGGCGGCAAAAAGATCCCTGAGCTCATGCGTGGACTGGGGAGTGGCATCCGGGAGTTTAACGATGCTAAGAATAATGTTCGCCGTGAAATAGAAGACAGTATTCGGAAAGACGCAACGGCCACTAATACACCATCCCAGCCGGCAAGTAATCCGACGGTGAGCTCTACCAATCCTTCTTCCGGGCAATAATTCAGTACCGGTTTCCGGTTGGAAGGAGGCATTTCTTCACCAAACGCCCGCACATTGTCTGTTTTCAGAAATGTACAGGAATACCATAGGTGTTTGCTGACAGGAGAGATTACCTGTGAGCAAGCTGTGTCTGCATATCTTGACCGAATTGCTTCCCATGCGCATTTGAATGCTTTTATCCATGTATATGCCGAAGAAGCATTAACTCGGGCCAGGACCATTGATGCCCGTATCCAACGCGAACGTACACTCAAACGCCTGACTGGCGTGGTTTTCGGCATTAAAGATGTCATTGCTTATGCCCATCATCCGCTTACGGCAGCATCCCGGATGTTGAAAGATTTTCGATCTATTTACTCTGCTACAGCCGTAGAACGTCTTCTGGAGGAAGAAGCCATTATCATTGGCTCACTGAATTGCGACGAATTTGCGATGGGTTCCAGTACGGAAAATTCGTATTTCGGTCCTACGTTGCATCCGCTCAATCCTGACTGTGTGCCCGGAGGTTCATCCGGAGGCAGTGCGGCAGCCGTAAGCGCCGATCTGTGTATGCTGGCCCTGGGTAGCGATACAGGAGGCTCCGTCAGGCAACCCGCCGATTTCTGCGGCATCGTTGGCTTAAAACCCACTTACGGAAGAATATCCCGCCATGGCTTAATTGCTTATGCATCTTCTTTTGACCAGATAGGCATTTTTGGCAAGAATATTGCTGATGTGGCGACAACACTGGAAGTAATCGCCGGTCCCGATGAGTTTGACAGCACAGCAAGCCCTTTGCCCGTTGAACCCTATCAACCTGCTATAAATCCCGATGTACAGGGCCTCAAATGGGCTTATATGCAAGAGGCACTGGACCACCCCAGCCTGGATCGGGAAATCAGATCACAAATTGAAGCGCTCATCGACTGGCTCATCCAGAAAGGACATGTTGTAGATGCCGTACATTTTCACTATCTTGACGTCATAGCACCAGCTTATTATGTGCTGACAACCGCCGAAGCCTCGGCCAATCTGGCCAGGTACGATGGCATGCGTTACGGCTACAGAGCCGCAAGTGATGATAGCGTTTCTTCGCTGGATGTTTGCTATCGGAAAACCCGATCTGAGGGATTTGGAAAAGAGGTAAAACGACGTATCCTGCTGGGTACTTATGTATTGAGCGAAGGCTATTACGAGGCTTATTATACAAAAGCCCAGCAGGTAAGGCGTTTGGTGGCTGAAGAGGCTTATCAAATATTGAATACCTATACCTGTTTGCTGATGCCTACCTTCCCCACCACCGCATTTCGACTGAAAGAAAATATAAACGACCCCGTGAAAATGTATCTGGGAGATCTGTATACCGTTTTTGCAAATCTGGCCGGGCTACCAGCCATTTCCATACCATTGTTCCGGCATAGCAATGGCCTGCCCTTCGGTGTACAGCTGGTTTCAGGTAGGTTTCAGGAAAAAAAATTGCTGGAAACAGCAGCGTATTTGTTAGCGCATTATCGATCAACGGAAAGCTTTTGTGCTGGTTAAATATGGTTTCATTAAATATTGAATTATGCATGTATGGAAAATGAATCTTCTCTTTTTGCTGGTTCTGCCCGGCTTTACAGCCCGCAGTATGTTCCAGCTGATTGATACCACTCGCAATTCCACGAAAAAAGATACCGTAATTTCTTTAAATGAGTACAGCGATGCAAATGCTACCACAGATGATCAATCGGATATTGTAAGCCTGGCAGCTCCCCTTTCAGCCGGAGCAAGCATTCTTACCGGAAGCCTGAACAGTTACGTATCTCATTTCATTTCACGGTATTGGGCAGAAAATCGCTCGCATTTACAGGCAATCCAATTGAAAAGTCCTCCCTATTTTAAGGTGATTGATCAGATTTTTTCAAAATACGGTATTCCCAAAGAGTTGCGCTATCTGGCCGTGATTGAATCGGAGTTGAATCCTAATGCCGTATCGCGTGTCGGTGCCGTTGGACTCTGGCAGTTGATGGCAGGTACAGCCCGGTTATTGGGCCTGACGGTAAACAGGCATCGCGATGATCGCAGAAGTGTATATAAATCCACCGTGGCTGCGGCGAAATATCTCTCCGATCTGTATGCTACCTTTCACGACTGGATTCTGGTGGTGGCTGCCTATAATTGCGGGCCAGTGGCCGTACTCGATGCGATGCAAAAAAGCGGTAGCAACAATTTTTTCGACCTCGAAAAATATTTGCCCTCCGAAACGCGAAGCCATGTCATGCGTTTTCTGGCAACAGCTTATACTTTAGGACGCCTTTCATCATTCTTCGGATTGGATGAAGCTCATGCCGATGATGTGCAGGCAGATAGAAGTTCCACCACCGATATTCAAAGCCTTTCGCTTACCGGTCGATATGCCCTGCCGGTGATTGCGCAATTTCTGGAAATGGATATTAACACGTTGAAACGATTAAACCCCGATTGGGAAAAGCAATCCACCACCAATACCGTACAACTTAATCTTCCGGCCGATAAAATAGCTTTGTTTAAAACAAAGCAGCAGGGCATTTTAAATCAATCGCAGGAACTATTTCTCGAAAACAATCGGCTTGAAACGAATGCCAGAGAGGCAAAGACGGAAATTCGAAAAACATCCATCCACAATTCCGCTCAATCACATCTTTCAGCCAAACACAACATACACCGACACCGACGAAGTTCCACAGCTTCTCGTCATACGCATAAAAAAGCCACCTGATGGTGG
It includes:
- a CDS encoding lytic transglycosylase domain-containing protein, encoding MHVWKMNLLFLLVLPGFTARSMFQLIDTTRNSTKKDTVISLNEYSDANATTDDQSDIVSLAAPLSAGASILTGSLNSYVSHFISRYWAENRSHLQAIQLKSPPYFKVIDQIFSKYGIPKELRYLAVIESELNPNAVSRVGAVGLWQLMAGTARLLGLTVNRHRDDRRSVYKSTVAAAKYLSDLYATFHDWILVVAAYNCGPVAVLDAMQKSGSNNFFDLEKYLPSETRSHVMRFLATAYTLGRLSSFFGLDEAHADDVQADRSSTTDIQSLSLTGRYALPVIAQFLEMDINTLKRLNPDWEKQSTTNTVQLNLPADKIALFKTKQQGILNQSQELFLENNRLETNAREAKTEIRKTSIHNSAQSHLSAKHNIHRHRRSSTASRHTHKKAT
- a CDS encoding twin-arginine translocase TatA/TatE family subunit; its protein translation is MLHNFAHGDLLMLFSEGHLFVIALIALLLFGGKKIPELMRGLGSGIREFNDAKNNVRREIEDSIRKDATATNTPSQPASNPTVSSTNPSSGQ
- the gatA gene encoding Asp-tRNA(Asn)/Glu-tRNA(Gln) amidotransferase subunit GatA codes for the protein MLTGEITCEQAVSAYLDRIASHAHLNAFIHVYAEEALTRARTIDARIQRERTLKRLTGVVFGIKDVIAYAHHPLTAASRMLKDFRSIYSATAVERLLEEEAIIIGSLNCDEFAMGSSTENSYFGPTLHPLNPDCVPGGSSGGSAAAVSADLCMLALGSDTGGSVRQPADFCGIVGLKPTYGRISRHGLIAYASSFDQIGIFGKNIADVATTLEVIAGPDEFDSTASPLPVEPYQPAINPDVQGLKWAYMQEALDHPSLDREIRSQIEALIDWLIQKGHVVDAVHFHYLDVIAPAYYVLTTAEASANLARYDGMRYGYRAASDDSVSSLDVCYRKTRSEGFGKEVKRRILLGTYVLSEGYYEAYYTKAQQVRRLVAEEAYQILNTYTCLLMPTFPTTAFRLKENINDPVKMYLGDLYTVFANLAGLPAISIPLFRHSNGLPFGVQLVSGRFQEKKLLETAAYLLAHYRSTESFCAG